One segment of Monomorium pharaonis isolate MP-MQ-018 chromosome 6, ASM1337386v2, whole genome shotgun sequence DNA contains the following:
- the LOC105837606 gene encoding uncharacterized protein LOC105837606, with protein sequence MFALVFAFILISINYVTAEIPSYIHVCGRRDPELDQCILQNIDNIKDKICEGIPELDVQPSNPFVLGVLPISDTHNSKIIIKDAVVSGLCDFTIKYAHVDLSKLHFDVDLLFRRIQMNGTYAIDIRVLVPIVHGGPVYITTDNVEAKVNMDMRIVTKNSKRYVYMSKMKINLDIKGYDAEYGLENSELSRLNQIISNFIGNNQKEVIDVFKPAIEEVVVKRILSLSNNIVKHFTFEELFPDRV encoded by the exons ATGTTTGCTTTAGTTTTTGcttttatacttatatcaaTCAATTATGTTACAGCGGAAATAC CGTCTTATATTCATGTATGCGGGCGCAGAGATCCAGAACTTGATCAAtgtattttgcaaaacattgaTAACATAAAAGATAAGATCTGCGAAGGAATTCCAGAATTGGACGTTCAACCGAGCAATCCATTTGTTCTTGGCGTACTACCCATCTCTGATACACATAATtccaaaataattatcaaagatGCGGTAGTATCGGGACTTTGcgattttactataaaatacgCACATGTAGATCTTAGTAAACTACATTTCGATGTTGATCTCTTATTCAGACGAATCCAAATGAATGGTACATATGCCATCGACATACGTGTACTGGTGCCTATCGTTCACGGTGGACCGGTTTATATCACTACTG ATAATGTAGAAGCAAAAGTAAATATGGACATGAGAATAGTAACCAAAAATAGCAAAAGGTACGTGTATATGTCAAAGATGAAAATAAACCTTGACATCAAAGGATACGACGCTGAATATGGATTGGAAAATTCGGAATTGAGCCGATTGAACCAAATTATTAGCAATTTTATAGGCAATAATCAAAAAGAGGTCATTGACGTCTTTAAGCCGGCAATAGAAGAAGTAGTTGTTAAACGAATTCTCTCGCTTTCCAACAATATAGTTAAACATTTTACGTTTGAAGAGCTTTTCCCCGATcgagtataa
- the LOC118645978 gene encoding circadian clock-controlled protein daywake-like, whose protein sequence is MFATVFIFAFITVHVTAEIPSYIHVCGRRDPNINQCIMNNVENLKNKLCDGIPELYIESNNPLLLDTLTIINTPENKIYFRDVEITGLCDYIIHFIYFDIDKLHFDVDLLFTQLQINGTYDIDLRILATPIIQKGKVYFTSDNVGAKVNADLKIVTKNGKRYVYISKMKVNLDIKGYNMEFDQIQMPQLKQLNEIVRNFLGNNQKEIIRTLKPFLEEVVTKQTISVSNRIVTHFTYEELFPDRT, encoded by the exons CTTCCTATATTCATGTATGTGGACGCAGAGATCctaatattaatcaatgcATCATGAACAACGtcgaaaatttaaagaataaactttGTGATGGAATTCCGGAACTATATATTGAATCAAATAATCCACTTCTTCTTGACACactaacaattattaatacacccgagaacaaaatatatttcagagaTGTTGAAATAACGGGGTTATGtgattacattatacattttatttattttgatattgataagCTCCATTTTGATGTTGATTTATTGTTTACACAACTTCAAATAAATGGTACATATGATATCGATCTACGTATATTGGCTACGCCCATCATTCAGAAgggaaaagtttattttacttcAG ATAATGTAGGAGCAAAAGTAAACGCAGATTTGAAAATAGTAACCAAAAATGGCAAAAGATACGTATACATATCAAAGATGAAAGTAAATCTTGACATCAAAGGATATAACATGGAGTTTGACCAAATTCAGATGCCACaattaaagcaattaaatgaaattgttAGGAACTTTTTAGGTAATAATCAAAAGGAGATTATTAGAACACTGAAGCCGTTCTTGGAAGAAGTAGTCACCAAACAAACCATCTCAGTTTCCAACCGTATAGTTACACACTTTACTTATGAGGAGCTCTTCCCTGACCGCACTTAA